In Sus scrofa isolate TJ Tabasco breed Duroc chromosome 14, Sscrofa11.1, whole genome shotgun sequence, the sequence TGAGGTGGGCCAGGAGCAGGTGGTCAAGTGCCCACCCGCCCTGCATTGAGAGCCTTTGCCCTGAATCAAGCTGGGAAATCTCTCTGCTGTGGGCAGTGGAGCCTCAGCTCTCCATCGTTCCCAGGAagctgggaagagaaggaggctGCGGTGGTGGGGAGGGCTCCaggccctgctccctctgccccccaTCTTCCAGCCTCTCAGCAACCCGACTCAGTCATTTGCTGGAATCGAAATCGAGGGGAGGGATAATAAAGGGGCAGGAAGTAGCTATTTCCCTCCTTCCCCCGTGTCTCCAGTGCCTGCGGTAGCCGTGaccacccccccagcccctggtgtcTCCCAGGTGCTGACTGTCAGGTTGAGGATCACCTGGCCCCGGGGGAGGGTGACCCCTGCAAGGGTGAGCTGGCTGTGCtgggccccctcccagcccttcctggCTGGCACCCCCCTGGCCAGTTTCCTTCCTATTCCtggcccctcccttcctcctgccaggGAGACAGGAGCCTGTGGCCTCTGAGCTAGGGGAGGGGAGATGAAACAGCCACCTGCCAGGGAGTATGGCCAGTGCCTCTGCTAGACCTGGACCGGCCTGCACCCCAGAGAGCTCTGCACAGGCAGGAACCAGGCCCTTGACCGAGAAGCTAAGGGAAGACACCTCAGGGCCCCAGGGTGCCAGTGCTGCCAGGAAAGGATTGGAGAAAAGCCtaggagagggaaggggctgaGCCCCGCCTCCAGGACCGGGCAGGAAGTACCTCCCTTGGCTGCGTCCTAAGGGGTCAGCCCTGGACTCCCTGAAGGGGTTTGGAGGGTGGGAGTGGAACGGCCCAGTCCCTCGCCTCTGAGGGAAGTGGAGCTGGGAACCTGTCTGGGGCTGCCTCTCCTGCGCCACATCTGGGACTCAGCTGCAGGTGTCCCCCTCCCCCGACACTGATGGGTTTGGTCATGGGAAGTAGTTTCGCAGGGAGACGTGGTGCGCGGGGATAGGGGAGGGGCCCAAGCTGTCCGCTACCTGTGCGCTGGGCAAGCTGGGCAAGCAGGAGCAGCTGGAagcctgagctgcatctggggaCTGTCCTCCTGAGTGTGGGGATAAGGCAGCCAGCAGGCAAACATTTGAGGGCCACTTGTTACAGGGGAGGCAAAAAGCCCCATGTCCTAAAGGGTATCCTGGCCACCCTGCCTTCAGGCAGGCCTCCCCACTTGTCTGGGGCCTTCAGGAGGCCCAGCCTTCACCACATggtgggagtgtgtgtgtttgtatgtgtgcaaCAGTGTGCCTGAGGTGGCCTCAGGGCCCAGGTGACAATATGTGCCTgggtgcatgcatgcatgtggcTGGGCCATACTGTGGGGTGCTGCCTGCCCTGTTCACGTGCCTGGGGTGATTTCACAGGCAGAGAGGATGCATGACTACTTCTGTTCCTGCTCCCAGCCAGCTCTGTCTCAGGCTGGCAGCAGATCCCTGGGCATGTGGGGCTGAGGTGGGGCCTGCTGGAAGGAtgggctgctggggtggggggcagggtaaGATTTCCTGGggctgtctgtctctctttttttttgtctttttagggccacacccatggcagatggaggttcccaggctaggggtcgaattggagctatagctgccagcctacgccacacctacatcgacgccagatccgagccgcatttgtgacctacaccacagctcacagcaatgctggatccttagcccactgagcgaggccaaggatcgaacctgcatcctcatggatactagtcagattcgtttctgctgagccacgtcgggaactcctggggctgtCTCTTAAGGTACTGTCCTGGGTCACTGAAAGGTCAAGTTGTTTGGGGGGCAGGGTGTGTACCCTAGGCTTTCCCAGCTCAGAATCTGAGAGGTTCACCCACTATTTCCTCCTGTCCCCAGAGCCCTGGTTTTCTGTTTCAAGTGGAGACACCAACGCAAACCAGGGTTGCTGAACGCTTGCTGGCCTTGACTTGCCCATGTCTGGAaggggttggggaaggaggaagggatgggTGGCAGCTTGCCTTTGGGAAGCTGGCTGAGTGTGGAAGGGTGCGGGGGTCATGGGGTGAAACTTGAGGGTCAACTCTGAGGCccacatggaggaaaaaaaagaaccactcaTGTTGAGTGGACACTTACTGTGAGCTAGTTTCTGTGCAGTCGGCTTTGCAAACCTTATTTTGTGTGCAAAATCCATGGGTTTATTCAGCGGACACGTGATGCAGCTGTAGGGTGCTGGGGCCTTAGTGGGTCCTGGCTGGGAAGAGAAGTGGAGCAGCGAAGCGTTATTTTCAAGAGGCCTTGAGTTTCATTTGGAGATCAGACCACAGTTTGTGAGTCAGACTATAGGACGGTGTGGTGCTAGAGGTCTTTCTCTGAGGTGGTCACATTTCGTGTCTGTAGTGTCCAGGACCTTAGGcactagccacatgtagctattgAGCACCTGAACTGAAGAACTgatgtttaatttgttttaattaactgaaaatgaaaatagccacatgtgactagtaGCTGCTGTATGGGACAGCACAGCTACTGAGGGACAGCAGGATGTGACAGCCCTACTGTACAGCCAGGATAGGGAGGGACTGCACACTCTAAGTAGGGGCTGTGGAAAGTTTCCTAGAGGAGCAGACCTTAAGTTGGGCCTGGAAGGACAGaccagggatggggagggggctctgTGGCTGCAGAAAAGCGTCAGCAGGGTGCAGGGAGTTCAGACATGCAGAGTGTCAGGGACGGGATACCCAGCCCTCTTGGCTGGGAGAGTCAGGTCACAAGAGCCTAAAGtgtttggggggagttcctgttgtggcatagcggaaaccaatctgactagcatccatgaggacgaaggttcgatccctggcctcgctcagtgggttaaggatccggcgttgccgtgagcagtggggtaggtcacagatgtggcttggatctggcgttactgtggctgtggtgtaggccagcagctgtagctccaattcagcccttagcctgggaacctccatatgctgtgggcgtggccctaaaaggacaaaaaaaaaaaaaaaagagagagagagcctaaAGTGTTTGGAAGGAGGGGACATTGAAGGCTGAACAGGGGAGAGACCCTCTTTGAAGAGGTCTTTCTGGTGAGGGAGGATGACAGTGAGGATGGAACAGCCGGGATGGGCAGGACTGGGAGGAGAGGGTTATGGAGATGGGAGACTGAGGGCCAGAAGAGCAGCATGCATGGTCCAGCAGCTCCCAGGAGACAGGCCTAGGAGAGCCAGAGTCTCCTTTCCACCTGGGTCCAACCGAGGGGCCGAGGAAGCTAGCAAGGACTTCAGAGGCCTAGCTCTCAGTGTCAGAGCAAGCGAGGGGGCAGCTTCTGGCTTGATGCCCCCCCAGGTGTAAGGCAAGCGTGGGCTGGGATCTCTGGACTGGGCCAGAGGGCCTGTGAGACCCGGGAGTGCTGTTTGACCCTCTGCATCGCTTCCAAGGTGATGCTCCCCAGAGAGAGGCAGCGTGCCTTGGATAAGGACGGACCCTACTGCCTGATCATTTAGGTTTGTATCCAAGCTCTGATGCTTACTAGCTGTCTGGATGAATTACCTAGCCTCTCTGGtctcctcatctctgaaatggggatGGTAATAGTACTTAGAGCATTACTGGAATGATCGGATGCGTTTATACAGGAAAAGTGCTTAGAACGGAGCACCTGGCCTGACCCTGCCTCAGAAAGCTCGTGGTTTAGATGTGTGTATGGGAAGCTATTCCAGGCTTTCTGTTTCTGGGGACTGCTGTCACCAGTCCCCCGGAATGCCATGGGGGCTCAGAAGGGGTTGGGTGGCAGAAATTTTTGGTCATTTGGGTCAAAGGATCTACCTGGATGAGTCTGTTCTGCGGAAGGAAGGATGCTGTGCACCCATGTCAGCCCCTCTGACGCCCCACCCCCCAACTGTCTCTGCAGAAGATGCTGATGAAGCAGCAGGACCGGCTGGAGGAGCGAGAGCAGGACATTGAGGACCAGCTATACAAGCTCGAGTCAGACAAGCGCCTGGTGGAGGTAGCTAAGCCCAAGCCCCTCGTCTGGGGTGAGGGCACCTTGGGTACAGGGCCTTGGGCTAGTTCCTTCCTTGGGCTAGGATCTGTTGCGTGGTCAGCTCTGTGCCAGAAGCTCTTGAACCATTGGTGGCTGAGCCCCCAGTGGTGCCAGGGTAGCTGGCGCAGAGCCTTGGGCTACCAGCAGGGAATCAATCGGTAGCTCACACCTTGCCCTGGGCATCCTGGGGTTTTGAGGTCCCAGACTCCTGCATCCAGGATGTGAGACAGGCAGGAGTGGCAGCCAGAGGTCCCCAGTGCTTACTGCCCATCCACTCTTGCCGCTCTGCCTGCAGGAGAAGGTGAGCCAGCTGAAGGAGGAAGTGCGGCTGCAGTACGAGAAGCTGCACCAGCTGCTGGACGAGGACCTGCGGCAGACAGTGGAGGTCCTGGACAAGGCCCAGGCCAAGTTCTGCAGCGAGAACGCAGCGCAGGCGCTGCACCTCGGGGAGCGCATGCAGGAGGCCAAGAAGCTGCTGGGCTCCCTGCAGCTGCTCTTTGACAAGACGGAGGATGTCAGCTTCATGAAGGTGGGCTGGGCCCGGGACCGGTTGGCAGGACCCAGGGGACGTTTCTAAATTGGAGTCTGCAAGGCTTTGCTCCCCAACCAGGTCCCCCACCAGTATGCTCACAGGGCTTCGGAGCTGGCCAGCATGATTTCAAGACACACCCCTACACACAGGCGCACGCatacgcgcgcgcgcgcacacacacacacacacagcgtgTTCTTTCTAGCtttttgaccttgggcaagtcatatGTGTTCCCTAGGCCTCAGCTCCCTCACTTATAAAACGGGGTTGAAAATACAGATATATTACCTATTGTCCacaattccaaattttaaaaagtctctgaaaactgaaggaaaaaaggttttttttttttttaattaattaattatttatttgtttattcatttttggtctttttaaggcctcaaccacagcatacagaggttcccaggctaggggtcaaatcagagctccagctgccggcctacaccacagccacagccacgccagatccgagccacgtttgcaacctacaccacagcctatggcaacgccagatccttaacccactgagcgaggccagggatcaaacctgtgtcctcatggatgctagtcgagttcattaaccactgagccacgacaggaactccagaaaaaagtTCAGGCAACTCATTTAACAGCAAAATTTGACTGGAATTGGTGTTAGCCATTTATGGTCTTTATCTTAGTTGGTACAAATATTCAGACCTATTGCTGCAGAAATGTTGATGTTAGATTAGTGTCCTACTGAGGATGATAATGTCATATGTGATTCAGGCATCGTATTTCCCTTCCAAAGTCCAGAAAATTCCAAATTCcaaaacatatctttttttttttttttttttttttttttcttctcatgtggcatgcagaagttcctgggccagcattggaacctgtgccacagctgtgacccaagccacagcagtggcaacgctggatccttaactgctaggccaccagggaactccctaaagcacATCTTGCCTAAAAGATTGAGGGCCTGCAGAACCTCCCTCCTAGGGTAATTGTTTAGGTAGAGTGATGGAGGTATAGAAAGCACTTCCAATGTTGTCTGTcacatagcaagtgctcaatTGTCTGAAAGTGGaggcaccccaccccctgcccctgccacacTCTGGGCAGAATCAGAAGGTCAGCCCTGCCCtagagggagggaggacagggcAGCGTCCATCTTCTGCTCGCCCTGCTGCCTTTCCCACTGACTAACCCTTTTCTCTCCCCCTAGAACACCAAGTCTGTGAAAATCCTAATGGACAGGTGAGCAGCTGGCACCGGCCTTCGGGGGGGGACACATCTGGGGGACGGCAGGGAGGGCCAGGCCCACCGGGGGGAGGTAGGGCGGGCTTACCGGTAATACCTCCTCACAGCAGATGCCCCGTCCACTGCCCCCAGGACCCAGACCTGCACAGGCAGCAGCCTTTCTCCCCCTAAGATCGGCCACCTGAACTCCAAGCTCTTCCTGAACGAGGTGGCCAAGAAGGAGAAGCAGCTGCGGAAGATGCTAGAAGGTGAGGGGAGGGTCGGCTCCTCAATCAAAGGGAGAGAACCTTTTGGGCAGGGTTAAATGCCAGAACCTTCCCTCTAGTCAGATAGACCTTCACATCCTGGCTTTGTCCCTTCTAGCTATGGAAGCTGTGGGATTTGGGCAAGCCATAGTACCTCccggtgcctcagtttcttcagctgtaaaatgggagtaataatagTGTCCACGGGGCTAATGGAGTAGTGAGCATGCAGATACTGCATGACGTATTGTTCTCAGTCCAATAGACGGGAAAGGTCCCCAGAGAGGAGGCCTGGGCTGCCTGGGATGGGGGCTTTAGCGACTTTTGCCCACCCTCTCCGCAGGCCCCTTCAGCACACCGGTGCCCTTCCTGCAGAGCGTCCCCCTGTACCCTTGTGGCGTGAGCAGCTCAGGGGCGGAGAAGCGCAAGCACTCGACGGCCTTCCCTGAGGCCAGTTTCCTAGAGACGTCGTCGGGCCCTGTGGGCGGCCAGTATGGGGCAGCGGGCACGGCCAGCGGCGAGGGCCAGTCAGGGCAGCCCCTGGGCCCCTGCAGCTCCACGCAGCACTTGGTGGCCCTGCCGGGCGGCGCCCAACCAGTGCACTCAAGTCCTGTGTTCCCCCCATCGCAGTACCCCAATGGCTCCGCCGCCCAGCAGCCCATGCTCCCCCAGTATGGCGGCCGCAAGATTCTCGTCTGTTCTGTGGACAACTGTTACTGTTCTTCCGTGGCCAACCACGGTGGCCACCAGCCCTACCCCCGCTCCGGCCACTTCCCCTGGACAGTGCCCTCGCAGGAGTACTCACACCCGCTCCCGCCCACACCCTCCGTCCCCCAGTCCCTTCCCGGCCTGGCGGTCAGAGACTGGCTCGACGCCTCCCAGCAGCCTGGCCACCAGGATTTCTACAGGGTGTATGGGCAGCCGTCCACCAAACACTACGTGACGAGCTAACGCCACGCGGGCAGCAGGGCGCTGGGGAATcttcccccccagcccccagtggcTCGGGAATGATGCATCCAGAGacctgccctccttccttcctgtcctcccttcccccttcatTCCCCCAAGtgttttccttttggattttgttttgtttggggcttgttttgatttttttttttttttttttttttaaagaatctcctGGACGCGGAGGTGACAGTGGGAGCTGGCCTGGGCCGGGGCCGCAGGTGGCCCCGGAGTTGGGAAAGCGTCTACCTCAAGGCGCTGagctcgctcgctctctctctctctgtctctcctttttccttccactccttccccttcccacccctgAGGCTGGAaggagcctcagcttcccctaaagccttggggggaggggcagtttCCACCTCTCCTCACCcagtcctgggggaggagggaccaGTGCCCACTGGCCTGCTTctcctcttgtttttcttttgggcaGTTTGATCACTGGCCGGATAAGGAATGACCTGTAGATcgtggggcttttttttttttcttttctttttttttttcttttaaaaaaaacaggaatgaTTTCTCCTACTTCCTTCTTCTCACCATCCTCCCAGACGGAGTTCAAAGGCCACTTCTCAAGCAGCTTTTCGGCACCTTCAGCCTCAGAATGGAATCTTAAAGACAGGAACCCCATGTccaggaaaggggaaaggaactTTGCCAATGATAGTGACCACagcaaaagcaaataataataatattaataataataaagagaaataaaagaaataataaaataaaccataGCACAGCCCTTGTTGAGGTTAGTGGGAGAGGAGGGGTTGCCCGGAGTTGGGTCTTGCCTGGATTTTGACACAGCAACTTCCTGTAGTGAGCACTTTGTATGAATCGTGGACTTCCTGTTCTCAAGGCGCAGGTATTTATTCTGTAATCTGTCTAGAGCACACACCGAAATCCAACCTTCTAATAAACATAATGGCGCAGTCCCACTCCCTGCCTTGCCTCTTACCCCCAACTCCCCAGGCCTGCCTGGGGGCTTCGGGCATTGGTGTGGGGAGGGGCCCTTCTAGGGATGGAAAGCCCTGACCTCCTTGCCTTGATTCTCTCCTGGGTTTAGCCTGTTCCAGGCCCATGAACGCCCGTTCGTCAAGCACTAATTCCAGCTACTCGGCCTTGggttcatttgacaaatatttgctgagggcCTCCCGGGCCCAGCCCCCTGCTGCATGGGCTTCGGCATCTCCTTGAGTTTCTGCCAACGTGCTCTTAGCAAGGacagacaaaggaagaaataccTTTCTATGAGTCTTGGAAAGTTTACTTCCTTCAGTCCACAAATATTAGGCACATGCTAAGCGCCAGGCACTACGTAGGGCCAAGGGTCCAGAGGTAGAGCAGACCCTGTCTTGGAATTTAGTCGAACTGGTCCCcattggctgggggtggggaggatgtcTCTCAGCTCTATGCTTCCTTTGGTGACTTGGGCTCTGGCTCCTGCCCCTGAGCAGGGAGGAAGAGCAGGCAGGAAAATCTTGCACTCTGAGAGGCATGGAGGGAGGCTAGCAAGGTGAAAGACATCTTGCTGTCACCCTCTTTGGCAGCGCTTCTCACAGTCTAGCATGTCTTGGGAGCTTGTTAAAGGAGCCGATCCCGGGGACCCTACTTGGGCTGTGGGAATCACTgagggcccaggaatctgcattttaaactcCCTGGCAATTCTGACACATCCTGGGGTTTGAGATGTGTTGCCATGAGGGACTGGCCAGGGACCTGTTTGTCAGAGGGACCTATGGGGTAGAAGGAGGGGCGGGGGCACACCAAACCCTCTTCTGttgcaggtggggtggggtggggctgatcttttaaaaagatcTCTGGTTTGTTGCCTAACACTTTGCATGGGTCTGCTTATTTGTAAAGCAGCCTGTGCCCTTCTGGACCAGTAGGAGGGAAACCTTTGCTCAGGTTCTTTTCCTGGTCTAATTCTCTTTTCCCTGGTCTGGGGAGAACCAGGGCCTGAACGCCTGCCACCCCAGGAAACCTGAAGCAAGATGATAGGGAGTTATGGGTAAGTCCTATGCCAGGGGTCCAAGACTCGCCGACTCTTCGTCACCCctcttttcagaaaaaataaggaCTCAAGTTGGAAGACCCAGTCCGTCCTTGTCTCCTGGCCAGTAGGGCTGGTCAGCCCAAAGTCTTGTTCTTGCTAAATGCCTCTCTCCTCCCATCTTGGAGTAGAAAATgactcagtgtgtgtgtgtagaaaatgACTCagggtctctgtgtgtgtgtatgtgtgtgtgtaggggagggCCTTGCTTCcctgctcccccttccccactctgGCAGGAAGCCAAAGCCAGGAGCAGGATGACAACAGCTGGCCTGCCCCCTTCTCTTCCCCTGCACCTGTTTGGGGCTATTGAGGGGAGGCAGATGGCTGGAGCACAGTGCCCCTCCAGCCCTGGGTGGAAGGATGCCTGGGGGCAGGTGCTGGTGGATAGACAGACATTTAACTCCACTCGCATCTGCTCCTGTCTCACTGTCCCTTTCTCTGGTCGTCAGGAACCCTGGGACATCTTCTGTGCCAGGAGTTGGGAGCCAAGACAGAAAGCTGCCCAATTTCTTTCTTACTTGGCCTAGTTTGGTTTCAGCTGCTGGAAGAGGTTCTCTCTCCAGGTACATCAATGAGACTGGGATATGGAGGGGAGGCTGGTGGGAGTGGGGTGAGCTTGAAC encodes:
- the TRIM8 gene encoding probable E3 ubiquitin-protein ligase TRIM8, translated to MAENWKNCFEEELICPICLHVFVEPVQLPCKHNFCRGCIGEAWAKDSGLVRCPECNQAYNQKPGLEKNLKLTNIVEKFNALHVEKPPAALHCVFCRRGPPLPAQKVCLRCEAPCCQSHVQTHLQQPSTARGHLLVEADDVRAWSCPQHNAYRLYHCEAEQVAVCQYCCYYSGAHQGHSVCDVEIRRNEIRKMLMKQQDRLEEREQDIEDQLYKLESDKRLVEEKVSQLKEEVRLQYEKLHQLLDEDLRQTVEVLDKAQAKFCSENAAQALHLGERMQEAKKLLGSLQLLFDKTEDVSFMKNTKSVKILMDRTQTCTGSSLSPPKIGHLNSKLFLNEVAKKEKQLRKMLEGPFSTPVPFLQSVPLYPCGVSSSGAEKRKHSTAFPEASFLETSSGPVGGQYGAAGTASGEGQSGQPLGPCSSTQHLVALPGGAQPVHSSPVFPPSQYPNGSAAQQPMLPQYGGRKILVCSVDNCYCSSVANHGGHQPYPRSGHFPWTVPSQEYSHPLPPTPSVPQSLPGLAVRDWLDASQQPGHQDFYRVYGQPSTKHYVTS